From the genome of Mycolicibacterium aromaticivorans JS19b1 = JCM 16368:
CTGCTCGCATTGGTTGCGGCTGGCATTAGTGCGGCAATCCGCACGCCGATAGTAGGGCGTCGACGGCGCCGTTCGACGCATCGTTCGCCGCCTTGACCTCATTGATATTCGCCTGCCCAAGAGCAGCGTTCATCAAGTCGAGATTCGTTTGGACTACTCGTCGTGCCGGTTCGGCCACATCTGCTGGAGTCGCGGGTACGAGCGCGTTCTGCATCGAAACGGTCCCACTTAGCGTCCGTAACAGCATGGGAATGTTCGGTTGACCGTCGACCCTGGCGCCGCCCTGGCTTGCGATCCCTTTGGACGAGACGTCAAACGCTGAGCACACAGCTTGCTTGGCGGCGGCCTGCTGCGCCGCTGTGTACGTGGGTTCGGAAGGCGTGGGCGCTGCGGCTGTTGATGTGCCGGCAGAGTGTGCGATTGCGTAAGTGATGGCGGCTATTGCAGCGATGGCGATCACCATGAGGACGGCAGTCACCAGGGCCCACAGCCACATCCGAGGGGCACGTGGGGTGCCGCCGTGCTGGGTCGGCACGGGTGCCCCGCCACCTGGCGGCGGAGTCCATCCGTAGGGCGGGACGTTGTGCGGCGGGGTTGGCTGGGGCGGGACGCCACCTGTCGGCGGTGCCCAGGCTGATGTGCCGGTGCTCATGTGTGCCCTCCCTTAGCGCGCTTACGTTGTCAGCGTGGCTGCGTTCGCTTGTTCGGTCGCTTCGTAGGTCGCAACGCTGCACTGTGCGGCGGCCGCCCCGGCAACCGTCAGGCTGGCCAGCTCGGCCAGCCGGGTGGTGATGAGGCTCGCGGCGACGGCGTTCGTTGCGCCCACATACTCGCCCTGCGGGAGCGTGATGTCTGTCCCGGCGATGGCCGTCATGCGATGCTCGGCCACGGCGGCCAGGGCAGCCGCGGTGGCCTGGGTGTCGATGTGTGTTTTCGCGGGCATAAGGCCGATCCTACCTGCGGAGCAGGCCAGATACAGCGCCCGAGAAAAGTACCGCCAATGCCTTCCGGCGGTGTCATCGGCGGGATTCAGCGCAGCAGGGTGGCTAGGCGCGGGTCCTGCCACCACCGCTGCCCCAGCACCGCCGTGGCAGTCCACAGCGATAACAGGGGGACCGCGGGGCCTTGCACCCGCACCGGTGGGTGTCCGGCGTTGGTGGCCAACGTCAGCGTCCAGCTGTCCAGTTCCGGGTAGAAACCTGCGACATCGCCGTACCAGAGGCTTTCCAGTCCAGAGCCGCCGTCCCAGATCAGACGGTCGGTGGTGCTCCACACGTGGATGTTCTGGTGGTCGCGCCAACGGGGCTGGGCATCGCGGCGCGCGGCGACCTTGCGGCGGCGGTTGATGGCGGCGCTCACCGCGAGCGCCCCCACCATCACCGCTGGTCGGCCGACGACGAAGTAGTCGCTTCGCGCGTAGGTCCCATCGCATCCGTAGAGGAAACTCAGGGTCACATCGGCTTCGAGCAGGCCCTGCTCCTCATCGCCGAGGACGGGTCCGAAGATGGCGATCGCCGGCGGATCTTGACCTGCAAGGAAGGCTCTTGCGCTCCTGCGCGCATGGTTCCACCACCACTGCCACGGATCGCTCGTGGACGGCACAGATCCCGGTTGTCCGGTGTGTGCATGGGGCGTGTGCGGTGTCGGCGCAGGTGACGGTGTTGTGGGCAGCACGCAGAGGTCACCGCCTGACCCTGCGGGGCCGTTTCGGAGCTGTTCGTCCCACCACATGTGTTCAGTATTGAGCAGCGGTCCGACAGCTAGCGACGCCTCTACAGTTCGAATCGGCATCTGTCGGTTCCCACCCCAATGGATTGCCGCGCTCGCCGGCAGATGCTCGTATTTGGGCGGTGCAACGCCCTTCGCTGAGCCGTTAACGTTGCTGGGACGGGGCGTAGTCGTGCGCGCCCATGACGTCAGTGGAGGAGGTCGCGGTGGCACAACTGGATATCGATACTGCTGCTGTCACCCAGACGGCTGGTGCAGTCGCGTCGGCGTCGGCGGGGGCTTCGCCGACGGGAGTCACCGTGACGCCGCCGGCCTCGGACCCGGTGTCCGCAGCGGTTGCCGAAACGCTGCAGGCACGGTGCGCGGCCATCAGCGGGTACAGCACGGTCGCCCAGGCGATCAGTCAAGCGCGAGGATCAATGCTGGCCAGCAGCGCGAACACCTACGAGGAGCAGGAACAGCTCAACGCTGCAAGTCTGGGCTCGACCGGCGGTGGCTCCGGGGCGGCCACCGCACCGCCGAGTGTGGTGCCGAGCATCCCGGCACCGACCATTCCGGCCGTCACGGCCCCGCAACTGGGGCCACCTCCGACCAACGGCAAGGACATCGCCACGCTGCTTCACGGAGGGCCGGGACCCGCCGGTCTCTTCAGCGCAGCACAACAAATGCGCACCCATGCCGGTCAGTTGCAGGATGCTGCCCGCCGGCTCCAAAGCGGTAGCACCTCGATCTCCGCCGACTGGCAGTCAAGCGCCGGAGATCAAGCTTCCCAACGGATTACCGAACTCAGTCAGTGGTATGAGCGCCACGGCGAACATGCCACCGCGACCGCCACCGCGCTGGAAACCCACGCCGAGAGCTTCGCTCGGGCGCGAGCCAACACGCCCACGCCCGAGCAGTTCGAGGACACCGAGCGGCGACTTAAGCAGGCCGCGCAGGCCAACGCCAACCCGGCAAACATGGGCCGCTATGCACCGGTGGTGTCTGCGCTGCAGACCGAACTGGGTGGCTTGCACGCCAAGGCGACCGCGCAGTACGCCGACTATGCGCGCAGTGCCGGTAATCCCTCGCTTGTCGGTGCGCCGCTGGAGCCCCCACCCCGCCCGGGCGCCGGCGGGGTCCAGGCGCTCGACGTGCCACTGTCGCCGGCGCCTGATGATCCGCAGAAGTACTGGCTTGACCTGAGCAAGATGGTCGTGCAGGACCCCAAAAAGCTTGGGCCGTACGGGTATCATGAACTGGTCCCCCATTCCGGTGTGTGGTACCCGGACGTCCCCTCTGGCCCGGCCGAATCGCCGGTCGACCTCAAGGATATTGTTCAGCTCGCGCCGGGTGCCCTGGGCCCGTCCCGTTACCAGGAACTCATCCCTGGCTCTGGCACTTGGGTACCGGAGCCGCACGCCTTCTACGCTCCCGGTGTGCCGGATAAGCCGCCGGAGTTTCCGATTGATGTTCGCCGCCTGATCCAGGTTCCCGAGGGACAGTTGGCGCCGTTCGATACCAAGCAGATCGCGCCGGGCCTGTGGTATCAGCTGCCCCCGCACCCGCGGTGATCGGTTAGGCGAACGCGGCGACGAAGAGGCGCAATTGTTCGGCCTCGTTGTCGAGGCTCTCGAGTACCGGTGCCATGGCCGGCGACTGCAGGGCGGTGCGGAGCCGCGTGGTGGCCGCGGTCAGTCGGCGGTGGGCGTGGCCCAGCTCCGCGACGCAGATTTCGGTGCTGACTGCGCTGACGACAACGGTGTCGGCGGTTGTCAGGTCGAAGTGCATGACCTTTCGTGCCGGGTCGTCAGGCGGGTGGAACAGTCGCGAGGCGCACACGTGATCGGCGTGGATGAGGCTGCGCATTTGGGTCTCCACGGCGGCGGCAAGCAGATAGAGCTGCATCGGCATGCCGCCCAGCGACGGACGCCCGCCACCAGGGGGTCGGCCCAGATCCCCGTAGGTCCGAACGGTCTCGGCGACTTCGTGCAGCTCGTTGATCACCAAAACGACTTCATCGGGATGGCACGCAATCGTCATCGGTACGGCTGCTTCCAGTGATGTTCTAGGCCAACGGTTCTCGGAGTTTGACGAGGAGACCGATAGCCTCGCCGCGTTCATCGTCGCCGAGCCAGGGCATGATCCGCGCGATGGCTTCTTCGGCTTCCCGTGCCGAGTTGGCCATTTCTGTCATTAACGCTTCTCGAGCGTCCGGGCTGATGGCGCGTTGGTGTTCTGACAGGGCTGACCGCAGGGCCAGGATCTGACGGGCCAGAGCGAACCGATCTCCGGTGTCCAGCCGTGCCGCTTCCGCTGGTGTCGGAGCAGGAGGCAGAGGATCGTCTGTGTCAGTGCGGGTTTCGGGCGCAGGGTGGTCACCTACAGTGGTATCCCTTGCGGGCTTCTTGGCACGGGGAGACTTCTCAATGATGGGTGTCGGGTCGCCGCCGGCCAGGGTGTCTTCGATGCTGCCGGGCTCCCATTCGAGGGCGTCCTCGATCGCGCGAGCGGTGCGCGGATTCACTCGCTTGGGCGTGCGGCGGCGATGCTCGATATTGCGGATCATGTCCACGGAGACACGTCCGGCCGTGGCCACGTCGACCTGTGTCAGGCCCAACTCCGTGCGCCGCGCCCGGACTGCCGCCGCGAGCTGATCCCAAGACATGATGGGCAACATTTTGCCCTAGTGAGCGTGAAAAAACCTGTTCCTGCCACGACAGACCGTGATAAATCACGCAAAGATCGCCTAGTCGGCGGCTTCACCTGCACATTCAGCCCGCGCGGAGCTGCAGCGCGGACACTGCTCAACGTTAGCGGGCGGGCCGCCCCTACCCCTATATGCCGCGCGGACGGCAACGCCATTGACTGTGAAAAATCATGCCCTGGCGGCTGCGTGGGGATTTCGGAGAATCGGCGTTGAAATGCGTATATGGCGAAGTATGGGTTACGTCGGAGTGTGTAATTTCCGAGATTTCACGGTCGGAAGGGTTGGGGACCGTGAAAAATCCTGCTACGGTGCAACCGTAAGCGTGAAAAATCATGGTTTCGGCGCAAGAGAGGACACCCCAGAAGATGAGCAATCAGACCGCCATCGAGCAGGCATCTTCCGGGGCGCGTTCGGTGGATCGCGGCAGCCAGGTCGGGGTGCGGCTCTACCACACCAGCGAACCCACACCGTGCCAGACAGTTGAGCCGAGCCGGACCCGCAACGGCCAGGAGCTGTGGTTCTCCCAGTTCAAGGACCGCGTCTTGGCAGTCCGGGCATGCCAGGACTGTCCGTTCATCGGCCGATGCGGCTACAACGCCGTCGCCGCACGGGAGGAGTACGGCGTGTGGGGCGGTCTATCCCTGCCCGGCGACAAGAGCGACCCCGAGCTTCTGGGCGCGGCCTACGACTACCTGCTGGCGCAGTTCGAGCGTCGCCGCCACATCGAGCTGCCCGGCCTGCCCGCCCCGGCCATGCCGTCTTCGGCGGTGCGCCGCCGCCGCACCAGCGCCGACGTCCACAGCAGCGCAGCCTGACGCGGGAAAGGCCCGAGAGGGATTCCTCGGACGCGGCCTGCCCAGCACCTCCCCCGCAAGGTGAGGTAGGTGTGCTCGGCGATTGGCTGGCCTGCGCGCAACAACTCACTCGACCACCGGCCCGCGGCGCTGGAGCTGGCGATGGAGCGGGCGCGCCTGCGCCATCACGAGGACGAGCGCCGGCCGTTCCGCGCCGAGATGGAAGCCGCACGCATCGCGCGGTGTGCGGCCCAGAGCCGACTGGGCAAGCCAGCGCATCGCGCTGCCCAGCAGGTGGCGGCCGAGATCGCCGCGCGAGCTGCACGCAAGCGTGTGGTCGCCGAGGAGGCCGAGCGCCAGGCCCGCGCCGAACTCGTTGCAGGCCTGCGAGGCCAGCGATGATGACCCGGGTCCCAACGGTCTGCCCCGCGCGCTTCGCACGCTTGCCACTGGCTCGAATGGGTTACGCATCAGGCTATTTCACCGAGCCACCCGAACTGGATGTCAGTTGTAGAGTGCGTCATGCCCGCTGGACTATCCCGCACCGGCTTGCGCGGACGAGCGTCGTCAGGCATCCGGTGGCGGCGGCGCGATGTAGCGCTCACCGGTGATGTCAGGGTCGAACCGGGGATCGGTGGGAACCAGGTAGGTCACGAACAAGCCGTGCATGTGCTCGGTGAGCTGCTTGCGGGTTTCACGCAGCACCGCGGTGATGAGTTCTTCGAGCTCGACGTTGGTGTAGGTGCTCATCGCTTCGGGCGCGATGTCGAGGTCGACGAGGTCGCCGTTGCTGTCGAAGCGGGCTCGCACGTCATCGTGCAGCCACGGGATGTTGATCCCCTCCGCGGCGTCGAGGAATGCCTTGTTGCGGGCGCGCATGTGCGCCAGGGCGGCCTCGGCCTGGGCGACGTACTGATCGTCGGTCAGCGTCATGTCTGCTTATCTCTTCTCTCAGAACGGGATTCGCGCGCTTCAACCCTGCCTTTGACCGGTTCGGCATTTGGTGGGGTCGTCAGACGCAGCCGCTTCTCGTCATAGAGCCGCTTGTCATCCTCGCTGCCCCCACCGCCGCGGCCGGGCCCACCCATCATCGGCGGCATCATGCCACCCATCGGTGCGCCCATCCCCGCACTGCCGCCGGTGCTGCTCACTGTCGGGGCGCCCGTTCCCACGGTGGGCGCCGGGGCCACTGCTGGCGCGGCAGCTGCTGACGCCGGCGCGGCCGCAAGGCCCCCGTCACCGGCCGACGCGGGCTCTGTATCCCCAGGCTCGGAGCCACCGCCGCCGCCATCGCCCAGCCCGGGATCGCCGGGACCACCGCCCTCCCCTAACGACGGGTCAGACCCACCAGGTTGGCCGCCAGCGAGTCCTTGCAGCGCCGAGGCGCCCCCCTGGGCCAGGCCGCCGACGAGCTGGGAACCGGTCTGCTGAACTTTGTCCGCAACGCCACTGAGCGCCCCGAGCAGTCCGCCGGCCGCGCCGGCCACCACGCCGAGCACCGTCGGCAACAGCGTCTGCATCAGCTGCGCGCCGCCGCCGGTGGGGTCACCCAAGGCGTTGCCGGCCGGACCCGTGCCGTCCGCAGCATCACCGGTAGCGGGCAGCGACCCGTCCTCGGTCCCCGGCGTCGCACCTGGTTGCCCCTGCCCCGGCACCCCAGCTGCTGTAGTGGCTGCGACGCTCGGCTCCAGGGGCTTGGCTTGCAGTTGCCCACCTGCGGTGTAGGTGCTGTAGCTGCTGACCGCTTGTTGGTGGGCCGCAGCCAAGTCGGTCTGCAGCTTGGTGACCGTGGCGGTGTAGCGGCCTCCACTGTTGGCGTTGGCCGCTGCCGCCGCCCGTAGACGCTGCTCCAGTTCGGTGAAGTGTTGCGGGGTGGGGATGTTGGCGCGGGCCTGTCGAAAGTTGTTGGCCTGCCCGGTCGCATCGCGTGACAGTGTGCGCGATTGATCGGCGTGGCGGGTGTAGGCCGACTCCAGCGCGGCCAGGTGTGTGCTGGCTTGGTCGGCGGCCGCGGAGTCCCAGTTTTGCTCGCTGGTCCATCTTGCCGAGCGCACCGACTGTGCGGCCGAATCCAGTTGAGAAGCATGAGCGTTCAACGCCTGCGCGGCGGTCTCCAGAGCTTCGGGCCCCGGCCCGCCGTGCATGAGTGCGGCGATGTCCTTGCCGGACGTTGGCTGCACACCCGGTGTCGGTATCGGGGGCGCTACGAGCGGTGGAACGGCGATGGATGGGGTAGCACCGACTGGGACGGAAGGAGCGCGGCCCCGGGAGCCGGCGGCAAGGGTCGCGGCGTTGGCCTTTTCCTGGTCTTCGTAGGTGGTGGCGCTGCTGGTCATCAGTGAGCTGGCCTGGGCGGTTTTGTGATTGACCGCCACGGTGGCGTTGACCAGCTCACTGATCGACGCCGATAGCGCGTAGGCGATCTTCACCGAGGTCGAGTCTGCCGCGCAGGGCGTAACTGCCGGCGCTGGTGCCGCCGCCTCGGAGCTGGCCCCCGACAGGCCAGCCCCGGCGGCGCGCACACCGTCGGGGTCGATGAAGAGATTTGCGCTACTGGCCATGAAGCAACCTTGATCTACGTCCGCAGCGTCTGCTGGTTCTCGTGCTCTTGATCGGCGTAGGTCTGCAGATTGCGGCGGATATGGTTGGCCACGGCCTGAGCGTTGGCGGCCAGGCGCTGTCCTAGGTCGTGACGAGCGGCCAAGGCGTCGGCGTAGGCCTGCCCGACCGTCGATGAGCCGATCTTGCCGAAGGCATGCCGGGCGGACTCGAGGGTGTCCGGGTCGGTGGCCATGCGTCGAGCTGCCTCCGCGCTCTCGTTATCCCACCAGGAGGCGTGGTCCTCCCAGGCGTCGAAATCCACCCTCAACTGGTTGGCCATGGTCTCGTCCTTTCGGTCATTGGGTCGTTTTCCCAGCGTAACCTCGGTGCTCGGGGGTTAGCGCGGCCTCAAAAATCCACATATCGGGCGCGGTAGGCGGCGATCTCGGACTCACTGGGATAGGTGTCGTCCGGTGGCATATCGGCGCCGAGTTCGTTCATACGTTGGCGCTGGGCGAAGCGGGCCCGCATCAGCGCCAGCCGGTGCAGGTGCATCAGACGCTCCGACAGGGTGTCTGCCGACCAGGTGGCGTTGACCTCCGGCTCGAGCTGCACCCGCACCACACCACCGGTGCCGTCCAGCTCAACCAGCAGCGCCCCGGTGCGCGATGTCTCGACGTAGGTACGTTCCTGCGTCTCGGCTTCTGACTGCATCCTGCGGACTCCCCTATGCCGTGGGGTTACCGGTCGGCGGCGCCGTGGTAACCGAAGCTGATGCCGGTGTGCCGGTTGCTGGCGCCGGCACCGTCACCTGCGTCCCGCCCCCAGCTGCCGGCGGTCCGGTCCAGCCTAAGAAGTCCGACGAGCTGGGCAGCGCCGAGACGGGTTTGAGCTGGCCATCTAGCCAGATTTTGCCATTGCCCATGTACATCACCGCGGATTTGGCCTCGAACTGGGCATAGTCGCCGGGTCGCAGACTGTTGCGGTCGACCGGATTCATCACCGGTGAGCCCGCCGGCGGGATCTGATCGCCATAGGCAGCGCTCACCGATGAACCGTTGAGAACGGCCTTCATTGCGCCCGCGCGCTGCGCGTCGGTGGCTGTCACCGAGGTTCCATCGGGCAAAGACACGGTGCGCTGCGGATCGGCCGCCGGTGCCGCCGCCGGTGCGGCCGCCGCCGGGGTATTGGCCGCCGGCTGCACCGTGTTCGGGTCAGCGGGGCCCTTGGCGTCCTGCGTGCCCTTATCGGCCGGTGGGTCATCAGTTTTTCCCTGGTCGTCTTTGAAGGCGTCTTCAGGTTTGTCAGCTTTTCCGTCACCCTTGGTGTCGGAGAACTTATCGTCCGTGCTGGCCGGGTCCTGACCGTTCTTATCGGAAAACTGTGAGGCCAACCCCGGAAGGGTCGAGCCCAGACCGCCCAGAGCGGGCCCCAACGCATCCAGCGGAGAGCCCCCACCGCCGCCCAGCCCGCCGAGCATGCCCGGCAACGCCGAACCGAGCCCGGCCAGCGAGGACATCGGGTCCATGCCCATGCCCCCCATACCCATCGGGCCCATGCCCGCCAGCGGATCGGTTAGCGGGTCAGCGCCGGCCCCGGCGTCTGCTGGAGGCGCACCCGCTCCGGCCCCAGCATCAGCAGGTGGAGCGGCATCCCCGCCCCCGCCACCACCCGAGGAGTCGCCACCGGACCCGCCCTCACCGCCAGCCGACCCCTTGTCTTCTCCCTCACCGGACTTCGGCCCATTGGTCCGGTACTCCTGGCCCAGCGCATCCATGATCGCGGCCTGGGTCTTTGCGTCGACCTGCGAATCACTGAGCAACTTTTGGATCTCACCGAACTTCTGATCCATGTACTTCTGGAACGCCATCACCGAGGCCGGGTCACCCATCTCCGGGGCGATCTGCTTGGACTTGGCCTGGATGTCGGCCAGGATCGCAGTGACCTTGTCACGCGCCTGCTGATTGGACTCGAAAATCTGCTTGAGCAGCGTAGCCAGCTTGTCATCGGTCAGGGCTGCGCCGTCGACATGCTTGTTGTACTGATCGCCGGCATTGGTCGCGCCATCGTTCAATCCGCCCGCCTGGTCAGCCGGCGGAGCCGGGGCCGGCGGGGGTGCGGCCGGTGGCCCGCCGGGTCCGTAGAGCGCAGTGTTGGTGCGCTGCAACGGAGTTTGTGACGGCGGGTGATCGTCATCGCCGAACACGCGACCCACCGCGGTCACGACTTTCACCGCGTTCACGACCGCCGGTTCGAGCACGTCCTCCACAATGTTGGGAAGACTCGGAAGGCCAAAGGTCACGAGCGGACGTCCTCTCTGTTCACCACGTCGCTGCTGTCTATGACGCTAAGCCCGGCTGACCCTCGATAGCTACGGGCATAGGAACTAATTCAGGACGTTCCCGCACCACCTCAGTGGCGGTCTGGCGGATCCGGGCGATGACATCGTGGTGACCCACGCCCACCTCCTCCCCAATGGCACGCAGCGACATCTGCGGGCGCACCTCGAACAGCCGCCACAGCGCCTGGCTCAGCGTGGTTTCGGAGTGATTGGTCAACCGGCCGCGGGTGTGGATCTCACGGGCCAACTGCAGCCACCGCTGGCCGCGGTCATGATCGGCCGGCACTGGCACCTCAACGGTGCGACGCGGCTGTGAGGAGGCCATTTCACGGGAAGGGTTGAAGCGCCACAATATTTGGACCGCGTGCGTGCTCCCCAAAATCCCGGCCGGTGGCACACATGCCACGGCGAACGCCAGCGCGGTCGGCAGCGGCGCTGTGGCCGGCAAGATGGCGTGCAAGGCGTTGCCGCCGACGCTGACCAGCGCTCCCCCGCCGAGCATGGCCCAGAAGAACTGCCTGTTCTTGCGCTGATCCGGGTACGCGGCGGTGGCCAGGATGCCCATCGTCGCCAAAACAATTGCGCCATCGACGATTCCGGGCCACAAGTACGGAAGCCATCCCGTCCAGCTGCCCGTTCGGCGCGCCAAATCACTCAAGGCGGCGAAGGACAGGATGAAGCTGGAGATGGCGATAGCCGCGGTGATGGCCACTGCGACTGCCCTACTCACCCGGACGAGCGGAGGAACCTCGCCGCGAGCGCTGTCATCGACCTCCGGTTCAAGCCAGGCCATTACGTCGCTCGGCACAGGGTTGAGGCCAGGGTGTTCCCCGTCGATGAACGGTGCCATGTTGTCCACTGCGGTCATGCCTCGCTGCTTTCAGGAAGGTGCGCCCAGTAACAGAAGTCGCATTGGGTGAGTGAGCCGAAGCCTGCCGATGCCTCTAGTGGAGTCGCCGGCGGGCGCGGGCTGATTTCCATCCAACATCGCCGAGCGGCGCAATAGCGACG
Proteins encoded in this window:
- a CDS encoding WXG100 family type VII secretion target, translating into MAQLDIDTAAVTQTAGAVASASAGASPTGVTVTPPASDPVSAAVAETLQARCAAISGYSTVAQAISQARGSMLASSANTYEEQEQLNAASLGSTGGGSGAATAPPSVVPSIPAPTIPAVTAPQLGPPPTNGKDIATLLHGGPGPAGLFSAAQQMRTHAGQLQDAARRLQSGSTSISADWQSSAGDQASQRITELSQWYERHGEHATATATALETHAESFARARANTPTPEQFEDTERRLKQAAQANANPANMGRYAPVVSALQTELGGLHAKATAQYADYARSAGNPSLVGAPLEPPPRPGAGGVQALDVPLSPAPDDPQKYWLDLSKMVVQDPKKLGPYGYHELVPHSGVWYPDVPSGPAESPVDLKDIVQLAPGALGPSRYQELIPGSGTWVPEPHAFYAPGVPDKPPEFPIDVRRLIQVPEGQLAPFDTKQIAPGLWYQLPPHPR
- a CDS encoding helix-turn-helix domain-containing protein, whose product is MLPIMSWDQLAAAVRARRTELGLTQVDVATAGRVSVDMIRNIEHRRRTPKRVNPRTARAIEDALEWEPGSIEDTLAGGDPTPIIEKSPRAKKPARDTTVGDHPAPETRTDTDDPLPPAPTPAEAARLDTGDRFALARQILALRSALSEHQRAISPDAREALMTEMANSAREAEEAIARIMPWLGDDERGEAIGLLVKLREPLA
- a CDS encoding WhiB family transcriptional regulator, translated to MSNQTAIEQASSGARSVDRGSQVGVRLYHTSEPTPCQTVEPSRTRNGQELWFSQFKDRVLAVRACQDCPFIGRCGYNAVAAREEYGVWGGLSLPGDKSDPELLGAAYDYLLAQFERRRHIELPGLPAPAMPSSAVRRRRTSADVHSSAA
- a CDS encoding YbaB/EbfC family nucleoid-associated protein, translated to MTLTDDQYVAQAEAALAHMRARNKAFLDAAEGINIPWLHDDVRARFDSNGDLVDLDIAPEAMSTYTNVELEELITAVLRETRKQLTEHMHGLFVTYLVPTDPRFDPDITGERYIAPPPPDA
- a CDS encoding PPE domain-containing protein, producing MASSANLFIDPDGVRAAGAGLSGASSEAAAPAPAVTPCAADSTSVKIAYALSASISELVNATVAVNHKTAQASSLMTSSATTYEDQEKANAATLAAGSRGRAPSVPVGATPSIAVPPLVAPPIPTPGVQPTSGKDIAALMHGGPGPEALETAAQALNAHASQLDSAAQSVRSARWTSEQNWDSAAADQASTHLAALESAYTRHADQSRTLSRDATGQANNFRQARANIPTPQHFTELEQRLRAAAAANANSGGRYTATVTKLQTDLAAAHQQAVSSYSTYTAGGQLQAKPLEPSVAATTAAGVPGQGQPGATPGTEDGSLPATGDAADGTGPAGNALGDPTGGGAQLMQTLLPTVLGVVAGAAGGLLGALSGVADKVQQTGSQLVGGLAQGGASALQGLAGGQPGGSDPSLGEGGGPGDPGLGDGGGGGSEPGDTEPASAGDGGLAAAPASAAAAPAVAPAPTVGTGAPTVSSTGGSAGMGAPMGGMMPPMMGGPGRGGGGSEDDKRLYDEKRLRLTTPPNAEPVKGRVEARESRSERRDKQT
- a CDS encoding type VII secretion target, whose product is MANQLRVDFDAWEDHASWWDNESAEAARRMATDPDTLESARHAFGKIGSSTVGQAYADALAARHDLGQRLAANAQAVANHIRRNLQTYADQEHENQQTLRT
- a CDS encoding YbaB/EbfC family nucleoid-associated protein — translated: MQSEAETQERTYVETSRTGALLVELDGTGGVVRVQLEPEVNATWSADTLSERLMHLHRLALMRARFAQRQRMNELGADMPPDDTYPSESEIAAYRARYVDF
- a CDS encoding DUF4226 domain-containing protein; protein product: MLEPAVVNAVKVVTAVGRVFGDDDHPPSQTPLQRTNTALYGPGGPPAAPPPAPAPPADQAGGLNDGATNAGDQYNKHVDGAALTDDKLATLLKQIFESNQQARDKVTAILADIQAKSKQIAPEMGDPASVMAFQKYMDQKFGEIQKLLSDSQVDAKTQAAIMDALGQEYRTNGPKSGEGEDKGSAGGEGGSGGDSSGGGGGGDAAPPADAGAGAGAPPADAGAGADPLTDPLAGMGPMGMGGMGMDPMSSLAGLGSALPGMLGGLGGGGGSPLDALGPALGGLGSTLPGLASQFSDKNGQDPASTDDKFSDTKGDGKADKPEDAFKDDQGKTDDPPADKGTQDAKGPADPNTVQPAANTPAAAAPAAAPAADPQRTVSLPDGTSVTATDAQRAGAMKAVLNGSSVSAAYGDQIPPAGSPVMNPVDRNSLRPGDYAQFEAKSAVMYMGNGKIWLDGQLKPVSALPSSSDFLGWTGPPAAGGGTQVTVPAPATGTPASASVTTAPPTGNPTA
- a CDS encoding DUF2637 domain-containing protein → MTAVDNMAPFIDGEHPGLNPVPSDVMAWLEPEVDDSARGEVPPLVRVSRAVAVAITAAIAISSFILSFAALSDLARRTGSWTGWLPYLWPGIVDGAIVLATMGILATAAYPDQRKNRQFFWAMLGGGALVSVGGNALHAILPATAPLPTALAFAVACVPPAGILGSTHAVQILWRFNPSREMASSQPRRTVEVPVPADHDRGQRWLQLAREIHTRGRLTNHSETTLSQALWRLFEVRPQMSLRAIGEEVGVGHHDVIARIRQTATEVVRERPELVPMPVAIEGQPGLAS